One stretch of Brettanomyces nanus chromosome 4, complete sequence DNA includes these proteins:
- a CDS encoding uncharacterized protein (BUSCO:EOG0934167O) produces MSQATKTSWIKPAATVSTRKPVLKLYNTLTHSKVEFVPQRDDQVTWYSCGPTVYNVSHMGHARNYVTIDINRRILQDYFHYNVKFVQNVTDIDDKIIVKARQEYLFAQFTKDLQGQVTESLIRKAKQGLLQYVAENLPDFKGDVLAEFKAWTQTLNLDELKISKPKVPMHVKACNAAVDAINGNADYSLFIANTKDVIMPVLDVELGSTVTNPAIFRNCAAYWERMFDSDMHKLNVLPPTVITRVSEYIPDIVAFVFKIVDNGFGYVTKDGSVYFNTVKFDNDSEHSYARNQPWSKHDMALIEDGEGSLSLDHPESKINPSDFALWKASKQGEPSWKSPWGQGRPGWHIECSVMASDVFGEHLDIHSGGIDLAFPHHDNECAQSEAHFGCKQWVSYFLHTGHLHIQGQKMSKSLKNFITIEQALNKYSSRELRLCFALVQWNNPLDFKDSLLAEARGVESSLTKFFQKVRALNADNESKLQSGELISKRYGSLEKQVMKEIDECRNKVEEALCDNLATPLAIRALTDLVTQCNNYIKEVGTEMRVDLLVHVVKYLTKMLGIFGFEVREDEMGWKEGSEDFSNERGVESIAMPYVKVLAQFRDLVRQTAIDKGDYKILIAACDKVRDRDLLKLNVAIDDRSGKESSLVKFVSDKEKTEMFEQQEEKAKQAEEAQKRKLQQKKANEVKERARLEKAGIDPKEMYKDEIGCGKYSDWDGDGIPTKDKEGEELSKSARKKLIKKWKQQAKLYGSL; encoded by the coding sequence ATGTCACAAGCCACGAAAACCAGCTGGATCAAACCTGCTGCTACTGTTTCAACAAGAAAGCCAGTGTTGAAGCTTTACAATACACTTACACACTCCAAAGTTGAGTTCGTCCCTCAAAGAGATGACCAGGTTACATGGTATTCATGCGGTCCTACAGTTTACAATGTGAGTCACATGGGACATGCTCGTAACTATGTCACTATCGATATCAACCGAAGAATTCTACAGGACTATTTCCATTATAATGTGAAATTTGTTCAGAATGTCACCGACATTGATGATAAGATCATTGTTAAAGCTCGTCAAGAGTATCTTTTCGCTCAGTTTACAAAGGACTTACAAGGTCAGGTGACTGAATCGTTGATCCGCAAGGCCAAACAGGGACTTCTACAGTATGTGGCCGAGAATTTACCGGATTTCAAAGGTGATGTTCTTGCTGAGTTTAAAGCCTGGACACAGACTTTGAACTTGGACGAGTTGAAGATCAGTAAGCCAAAGGTTCCAATGCACGTAAAGGCCTGTAATGCTGCTGTAGATGCAATCAATGGAAATGCTGATTACTCGTTATTTATTGCCAATACGAAGGATGTTATCATGCCTGTTTTAGATGTTGAATTGGGGTCTACAGTGACGAATCCAGCTATTTTCAGAAACTGCGCAGCGTACTGGGAACGCATGTTTGATAGTGACATGCACAAATTAAACGTTTTACCACCTACAGTGATCACTCGAGTTTCTGAATACATTCCGGATATCGTGGCGTTTGTCTTTAAGATTGTAGACAATGGCTTTGGCTACGTGACCAAGGATGGATCTGTTTATTTCAACACTGTGAAGTTTGATAACGATTCTGAGCATTCATATGCTCGTAATCAACCTTGGTCCAAGCACGATATGGCTCTTATTGAAGACGGAGAAGGTTCTTTGTCTCTAGATCATCCGGAGTCAAAGATTAATCCTTCAGATTTTGCTTTATGGAAGGCCTCTAAACAGGGTGAACCTTCGTGGAAGTCTCCTTGGGGACAAGGGAGACCTGGATGGCATATTGAATGCTCAGTTATGGCTTCTGACGTCTTTGGAGAGCATTTAGATATTCATTCTGGTGGTATCGACTTGGCATTTCCTCATCACGACAACGAATGTGCCCAATCGGAGGCTCATTTCGGTTGTAAGCAATGGGTAAGCTACTTCTTACATACAGGGCATCTTCATATTCAAGGTCAGAAGATGTCAAAGTCGTTGAAAAACTTTATTACAATCGAACAGGCATTAAACAAGTATTCATCACGTGAACTACGGCTGTGCTTTGCATTGGTTCAATGGAACAATCCATTGGACTTCAAGGACAGTCTTTTGGCAGAGGCCCGTGGTGTAGAGTCTAGTTTGACGAAATTCTTCCAGAAAGTGAGAGCTTTGAACGCGGATAACGAGTCTAAGTTACAAAGTGGCGAACTTATTTCCAAGAGATATGGATCTTTAGAGAAACAGGtaatgaaggagattgatgaatgCCGTAATAAGGTAGAAGAAGCGTTGTGTGATAACTTAGCTACACCATTAGCCATCAGAGCATTGACGGATCTGGTTACTCAATGCAACAATTACATAAAGGAAGTGGGAACAGAAATGAGAGTGGATTTACTTGTTCACGTGGTTAAGTATCTCACTAAAATGTTAGGAATATTTGGTTTTGAAGtgagagaagatgaaatggGATGGAAAGAAGGCAGTGAAGACTTTTCTAATGAAAGAGGTGTTGAAAGTATTGCTATGCCTTACGTTAAAGTGTTGGCACAGTTCCGAGATTTGGTTCGTCAAACAGCAATTGATAAAGGAGACTACAAGATTTTAATTGCAGCATGTGACAAAGTCCGAGATCGggatttgttgaagttgaatgtGGCAATAGATGATCGATCGGGCAAAGAAAGTTCGTTGGTTAAGTTCGTTAGtgataaagagaagacgGAAATGTTTGAGCAGCAGGAGGAGAAGGCTAAACAGGCTGAAGAAGcccagaagaggaaattaCAGCAAAAGAAAGCTAATGAAGTAAAGGAAAGGGCTAGATTAGAAAAGGCTGGAATAGACCCTAAAGAGATGTACAAAGACGAAATAGGTTGCGGCAAATATAGCGACTGGGATGGTGACGGAATTCCCACAAAAGATAAGGAAGGGGAAGAGTTGAGTAAAAGTGCcaggaagaagttgatcaagaaatggaagcAGCAGGCTAAGTTATATGGAAGTTTATGA
- a CDS encoding uncharacterized protein (BUSCO:EOG0934040F), whose protein sequence is MSSIYKLSISGIRSFSDESQETIQFGKPLTLIVGTNGSGKTTVIECLRYATSGELPPNTKNGSSFINDPSLHSANETKAQIKLAFQNVNKVSMILSKSLMASRNPKSHNISFKTRENQLMAIRNGERQTISSKVADIEPLIPQQLGVSKAVLIYVIFCHQDDNGWPISDSATLKKRFDEIFDSVKFIKVLEEMKAATKELNIQIKVLTNDVSHLENDKIRAKQKRAHLSSLTFQIQSLEDEMVQLKMLIDEDDAKLSDLYNTKQDYERTLSQLESLKQQQNSTKQHIDRIRTTSKILNEPREVLQDRLNDFTNFMAVKRQKVDHLQEEIHVRNVDIDSKRAQYDEAMFEHGKLEGIFDKYQSNRERLRMLFDKYDFIDITDLNGSVAKLNAQYKSEKSEMIERLDDYDFQLVTVKEEITKEEQHCHYIKTDISNLKDNEKDMQKRLSGLGDNTTKLESAKGYLIENEEKLDDKRKNNGISETLRQIEGCNTTIKRCEVEIDDIQRKMNIARKNEEIHSKYNVLVEMNLKCMRSKDTAVKKLKNLLSTENDPQAEFLIQVNNLATERKACQTKLEDLKMKRAQLNSNLSRSQELRFQASEELKRLEAGFYEISNKYMACYGEELKSDEFDDVLLEVENDYSNDFTTMKNHESYVTFNKRAIELAKAKNACLLCHREFQGQEQSQFFKLLGEQNKKLNDSEEASNLLKQKEEVLKMMRNASKDVAKVKSLKDDNMDKDVVRYGNELKEVSSVIETENESLGNIMDQQEKMKSWESDVMHIRHWNEETDERKRQIDRLNQELIDDGSSGEYKELEERYREYSEEMRKARSNLESYRAEKELKLTELNRIEASVSDLKLKIKSLELISMDKINIEKSVEETKKQIVSLESSLGESKARCKILQASYDKSKREMDGYKNEVKVKVGSLENQLNEKKEIRNEVVNIDNAIKEYENTYAYKLEECKKRIQVYKSSIAAIEPEISELESQREELEKQISDASGEERTITYNIELISLENELINIEEDIGKLDVKKAEAERETYVTQSRHLQEQQMEHRRQYATKVGEKTQIQKQTESIVQEMNRDYKDVDKKYGEQYAKLQTKLALVTDLGTCYKATDDGVMMFHQQKMMEINRIIDELWKTTYTGNDVESIMIKADPISAGKPRTGSIRSHKSYNYRVVMIKNGVELDMRGRCSAGQRVLASIIIRLALAECFGLNFGMIALDEPTTNLDEENVESLAKALNKIIEMRSVQRNFQLIVITHDEKFLRYMNAVSFTDHYYRIARNERLHSTISKVRITSL, encoded by the coding sequence ATGTCTTCCATCTACAAGCTTTCCATCTCTGGTATCCGTTCTTTCTCTGATGAATCCCAGGAAACTATCCAGTTCGGCAAGCCTCTCACCCTCATTGTTGGTACTAACGGCTCTGGAAAAACTACGGTCATCGAATGCCTTAGATACGCCACTTCTGGTGAACTTCCACCAAACACTAAAAACGgatcttctttcatcaatgatCCGTCTCTACACTCTGCCAATGAAACTAAAGCACAGATCAAATTGGCTTTCCAGAATGTCAATAAGGTTAGTATGATTCTCTCTAAGTCTCTCATGGCATCAAGGAATCCGAAGTCTCATAACATCAGCTTCAAAACTCGAGAGAACCAGTTGATGGCCATCAGAAACGGAGAAAGACAGACAATCAGCTCCAAAGTTGCTGATATCGAACCTCTTATTCCCCAACAGCTTGGTGTATCAAAGGCTGTGCTTATTTACGTTATATTCTGCCATCAGGACGATAATGGATGGCCCATAAGTGACTCTGCAACGTTGAAAAAACgatttgatgaaatatTCGATTCCGTAAAGTTtatcaaagttcttgaagagatgaaggCTGCTACTAAAGAGCTCAATATACAGATAAAAGTGCTTACAAACGACGTCTCTCACTTGGAAAATGACAAGATTAGGGCCAAGCAAAAACGTGCTCATCTATCGAGTTTAacttttcaaattcaatCTCTGGAAGATGAGATGGTTCAGCTTAAAATGCTTATTGACGAGGATGATGCTAAGTTATCTGATTTATACAATACTAAGCAAGACTACGAACGAACTCTTAGTCAACTTGAGTCTTTAAAACAACAGCAAAACAGCACTAAGCAGCACATCGATCGAATTAGAACGACAAGCAAGATTCTTAATGAACCCAGAGAAGTATTACAAGATAGATTGAACGATTTCACCAATTTTATGGCAGTTAAGAGGCAGAAGGTGGATCACTTACAGGAGGAGATTCATGTGAGGAATGTTGATATCGACTCTAAGAGAGCTCAATACGATGAAGCGATGTTTGAACATGGAAAATTGGAaggaatatttgataaGTATCAGAGTAATAGGGAAAGGCTCAGGATGTTGTTCGATAAGTATGATTTTATCGATATCACTGATTTAAATGGTTCAGTAGCCAAACTCAATGCTCAATATAAATCCGAAAAGAGTGAGATGATAGAGAGATTAGATGACTATGACTTCCAGTTGGTTACggtgaaagaagaaattaccaaagaagaacagcaTTGTCATTACATCAAAACagatatttcaaatttgaaggataatGAGAAAGACATGCAGAAAAGGCTTAGTGGACTTGGAGACAATACTACAAAATTGGAGAGTGCTAAGGGATATCTTATAGAAAACGAAGAGAAACTTGATGATAAGAGGAAGAATAATGGCATATCTGAAACGTTGCGGCAAATTGAAGGATGCAATACTACAATCAAAAGATGTGAGGTTGAAATCGATGATATTCAACGAAAGATGAACATTGCAAggaaaaatgaagaaattcaCTCTAAGTACAATGTTCTTGTTgagatgaacttgaagtgTATGAGATCAAAAGATACTGcggtgaagaaattgaagaatttgctATCTACAGAAAACGACCCTCAAGCTGAGTTTCTCATTCAAGTTAACAACTTAGCCACAGAGAGGAAAGCTTGCCAGACAAAGCTGGaagacttgaagatgaaacgAGCCCAACTCAATTCAAATTTGAGCCGGAGTCAAGAATTACGCTTTCAAGCCtctgaagagttgaaaCGGCTAGAGGCCGGTTTTTACGAAATCTCTAATAAGTATATGGCATGTTATGGagaggaattgaagagtgatgaatttgatgatgtgTTGTTAGAGGTAGAAAATGATTATAGTAATGATTTCACAACAATGAAGAATCATGAGTCGTATGTGACGTTCAATAAACGAGCCATTGAGCTTGCCAAAGCTAAGAATGCATGTCTTCTTTGTCATAGAGAGTTTCAAGGTCAGGAGCAGTCGCAGTTTTTCAAACTTTTAGGGGAGCAGAATAAGAAGTTGAACGATAGTGAAGAGGCAAGTAACTTGCTtaaacaaaaagaagaagtcttaaagatgatgaggaatGCGAGTAAGGATGTTGCAAAGGTTAAGTCGCTGAAAGATGACAATATGGACAAAGATGTAGTACGTTATGGAAATGAGCTTAAAGAGGTGAGCTCTGTGATTGAGACGGAGAATGAAAGCCTCGGGAATATTATGGATCAGcaggaaaagatgaaaagcTGGGAATCTGACGTTATGCATATTCGTCACTGGAATGAGGAAActgatgaaagaaagaggcaGATTGACAGACTGAATCAAGAACTGATTGATGATGGCTCGTCTGGCGAATACAAGGAGTTGGAAGAACGTTATAGGGAGTATTCCGAAGAGATGAGGAAAGCGCGGAGTAATTTAGAGAGTTACAGAGCTgagaaggaattgaaattgaCTGAATTGAATAGAATTGAAGCATCAGTAAGTGACTTGAAGCTTAAAATTAAGAGTTTAGAGCTGATATCGATGGATAAGATCAACATTGAAAAGTCTGTTGAGGAAACTAAGAAGCAGATTGTTTCTTTAGAGAGTTCGCTTGGGGAGAGTAAAGCCAGGTGTAAGATACTGCAGGCGAGTTACGATAAGAGCAAGCGAGAGATGGATGGATACAAGAATGAGGTGAAGGTTAAGGTTGGTTCCTTAGAAAACCAATTGAatgagaaaaaggagatcAGAAATGAGGTGGTCAATATTGATAATGCTATCAAGGAATATGAGAATACATATGCATATAAGCTTGAAGAGTGTAAGAAGCGGATACAGGTTTATAAAAGCAGTATTGCCGCAATTGAGCCTGAGATTTCTGAATTGGAAAGTCAAAGAGAGGAGttggagaagcagataAGTGATGCTAGTGGTGAGGAAAGGACTATTACATACAACATCGAGCTTATTTCCTTGGAGAATGAGTTGATaaatattgaagaagacatTGGTAAGCTTGATGTGAAAAAGGCAGAGGCTGAAAGAGAGACATATGTTACGCAAAGCCGACATTTACAAGAGCAGCAGATGGAACATAGACGGCAGTATGCCACGAAGGTGGGAGAGAAGACTCAGATCCAGAAGCAGACAGAGTCCATTGTGCAAGAGATGAATAGAGATTACAAAGACGTGGACAAGAAGTACGGAGAACAATATGCTAAGCTACAAACGAAACTTGCATTGGTCACAGATTTGGGAACATGTTACAAGGCCACTGATGATGGTGTTATGATGTTCCAccagcagaagatgatggagatcaACCGAATCATAGACGAGTTATGGAAGACAACTTATACAGGTAATGATGTGGAGTCGATTATGATTAAGGCCGATCCAATTTCCGCAGGTAAGCCACGTACAGGTTCGATCAGATCACATAAATCGTATAATTATCGTGTGGTGATGATTAAAAATGGCGTGGAGTTAGATATGCGCGGTAGATGCTCTGCGGGACAGAGGGTTTTGGCTTCTATCATCATACGTTTGGCACTTGCAGAGTGCTTTGGACTCAACTTTGGTATGATCGCATTGGATGAACCCACTACAAACTTGGACGAGGAGAATGTGGAGAGTCTAGCCAAGGCATTGAATAAGATTATCGAAATGAGGTCCGTTCAAAGGAATTTCCAGTTAATTGTGATTACCCACGATGAGAAGTTTTTACGGTATATGAATGCAGTGTCATTCACAGATCATTATTATAGAATTGCTAGAAATGAGAGACTACATTCGACGATCAGTAAGGTGAGAATCACTTCACTATAA